A DNA window from Impatiens glandulifera chromosome 7, dImpGla2.1, whole genome shotgun sequence contains the following coding sequences:
- the LOC124944974 gene encoding uncharacterized protein LOC124944974 codes for MAFKKQASNWLPVLFIVFQFIYHVLSQETTKVSWDLNQQGIVKTIETDNGEIIDCIDIYKQPSLANSLITDLQMEPSYYPFGNNFDSNLTIEMLQDWHKDGECPESTIPYSVVTNEGSSYYRASGVFNLWNPKTEDNEFSLSQIWVVTSYDKLDGWLIQ; via the exons atggCTTTTAAGAAACAAGCAAGTAATTGGTTACCAGTTCTCTTCATAGTATTTCAATTCATATATCATGTTTTGAGCCAGGAAACAACTAAAGTATCATGGGACTTGAATCAACAAGGGATTGTAAAAACAATAGAG aCGGATAATGGTGAAATAATCGACTGTATTGATATCTATAAACAACCATCGTTGGCCAATTCTCTAATAACAGATTTACAG ATGGAACCAAGTTACTATCCTTTTGGAAACAATTTCGATTCAAATTTGACAATTGAAATGCTTCAAGATTGGCACAAAGATGGAGAATGTCCGGAATCTACCATCCCC TATTCTGTAGTAACTAACGAAGGATCTTCTTACTACAGAGCTAGTGGAGTGTTTAATTTATGGAATCCTAAGACGGAAGATAACGAGTTTAGCTTGTCCCAAATATGGGTTGTTACAAGTTACGATAAGTTGGATGGATG GTTAATCCAATGA